atcaaatgtaaagtaatatttaaagaaaagttgaaaacatagtaaaatcgataaacttttatgatttgttagtaataaatttgtatattgtAATATGGTTCATCAATAATAACTGCTGTTATTATTGTTAGactataacaaattttgatatatttatatttttttaatgttgttgtatttgttaatacttttaatatagttgctatatttgcaattaacACTTGAAATTAAGAGTaataatctttcttttaatcacTCATTTGGTCTCGTATCCCAATCATTAAATtgacttcttttttgttttctagtgTCATGATTAAATAGAAACcatacatttaaaataatggttCAAATTAAAGGTTTTGAATTTAGGAGACCAGATAAAAGGATATTAAATGAACTTTTGAAATGCATGGACTTAATTAAAACATGTGTGGataaattagagaaaataatgtttttcaaaaaaccaCTTATTCGATCATGAATGAGAGGGTCTAAAAAGCAGTACCGAAACAATTAtcttaactttaaaaaatgttgtatttgagcgtaaattattttagttttagttataataatgtgtgtttaaagtttgaagtatttgagtttgatttgtgaaatagtaaatactataataaaaaaacgaTGAACGTAAGATagtaaatacaaaaacaaattaattgtgAAGTTTTAAACAGTATTTATTATAGTAAACAagtgattattataatcttatatACCTCTAGTCTCAAACACCCTAGTTTATTTGATGGgtggttatttattttattcgatTAACtttaacattgatttttttaatattgatcaacaaattaaatataatccaaaagTTTGTCgttgtttttattgttattattattaataatattttaaagttaattgtatatatatagacctAAAGGCTCAAATTAAGAAGTCCAAATCCTTAAAAATGCAACAATCCAAGAAGCTAAACCCATActaaaaactacaaataaaaaaataaacaaaacaattctatattttattagtttgtttgattaacaaataaataaaactacaaATCCTTTAACtttgtttacaaaaatataaaagtatttattagcaaatatattatcatattttatcctaattgtttgattttaaatataggaaaattgaacattaaatataaaattggaaAACAGTTTTCCATCCAAGTGAGTATTTGTTGTATGGtaatatgatataaaatgGTTGGATTTGGGGTTTGTTTATTGTATTGAAATACGTGATTAGTGTGTAAATAAGTAGTAATAATGAAGAAGTAATCGTGATTAGTGGAGGGAAGTGTCTACGTCTATATGCCTTTAAGACCCTACGTGTTTAGTGGGGTCCAACGTGATATTTGGAGGGTCAAAAGATTTGACCGGAAATCAAAAGAGCCTACGTGTTCTCAAGTGGGAGCCTGCAGTTAGCGCACGTGACAGTTGGGGGGCGGCGCCATCGGCTGAAAACGACGTCGCAGGAACTGGGGAGCCTGTTTtcgttattttatttcttttttgtttcaaaattggtCTTTTGGAAGTTGGGAAGGGTCGTTTTAGGGTAAagtctatttatatttatatatatatggtcaAATTTTagcttctttttatatatatattcggtcgctttttaaactaatttctcaagtttcttgaaatttgtAGATTAATTACCAATTGAGTGAGTAactatttccttttttcttttttgttttctaaagttaactttttaagttatcatctattttttatttttttagaaggaTAAAAAGTGgtaaatttgatgaaaatatagtaaacattttagtttattttactatatttgaaaatgtttatttactttttactcgaaaatcaaacaaaatattgaaaataataaaaaaagtttaaaatacttgtttttttttttttatgttgttgGAATTTGCTAAAAATATGAcatataaataatcaaattgtgaaaaaattggaggaattaaatttaattaaaaaaactggttattaaattttatattttggttataAATTAAGGTTGGGCTTAGAATAAATTCTCAAAGTgtttaatctatatatatatatataaaaaatcatttttagaaaaaatagaatgtcggacaataattcaaaatagtttttaccaaaagagattaaataaaaatgatttttctaaaaatcgTTTTCTTTGATTAAATTAGTTTCAAACATACCCTAAATCCTTagaatttttaatcttttaaaatttagatatatagagcaaacaaacacaaacctacaaaatattaagaactaaatttataatttaacgtaattaatttcatttgaagtTTCAAATATGATAGGTTAGATATTggtatttgtatttaatttccCATTAATGCATATTGTTTGAAATTACTTTCTAAATGGACGCTAAGATTAGTCAATGTTAATtaacttaaggaaataataacCTGATAGTGAATGTACGACCAGAAgactttatataaaaaatagtaaataaagtCGGCGAATCGAGAAACCATTTTGattaggaaaattttaaaaaatagcaaaatttatcaaatatttacatatagcaaattctatcatgGATGATCATTGATAcgctatagtgatagaatacaataattgatataatctaaaattttactaaaccttataaatattttaatttattttattattttaaaaaatgctcaTTTTAATTACGAGTTTTAAAAGCGTGCATTTcatgaatgaaatttgaaaaatgagtaattaacacattttacttaactttctttaaaaaaatatattttatttatattttgattttggattcGGATAGATtataaattaagaaacaagataaaagaaaagtaagttTTGATAATTAGGAAACTAGAAATTGAGCAAAAGTGggtttatatgtttatttaacaCATGGTTGTTGCCACATCATCATTTGAGGTCCACgtcacaaaattaaattgggAAAATTGGCCcactttacttttaaaatgaattattagtgttaaaaatcattattaattttggtCCCTAATTTGCGTGAATATTATGAAGGGTTTCGAGTCCCCATACGCACGTTCACATCCCCCGTTTTGAGGAGCACCATGCAGACGTGTCTAATTCTGACTGGGTCTTTCTGCTCCCCAAACCgcctttttttaaattataaattagagagagaattggaagagatttttgttttaaaaaataaacaaaataatttctccACAAATTATAAATGCCTTTTTTTTCGgttaattttactatttttttttttacaatttttcaacaaaaaaaaaaatctttttaaattttataaaacattacCACTATACACAAGCTGCATTCATTATtcctaaagaaaaaattgcattcaattataatttgaaagaatataatatatagatatcaatagttagaattataaataatatatagatatcaATAGAtgtaaattgattatttttcttatataatttAAGTCTTACTAAGTATACTAATGAaacattgattttcttttattataattgtgCAACTCCTATGATATGTTATTatcctaaagaaaaaaaaaaaattctcgaTATCTACCGAAAGTTAAAATCTAAAAGTCAATACGTAGCTCAACTAGGACATAATTTCAGATTTTCATGCTTAACGTATTAAAACGGTTAAAGAAATTCATGTGTTTGACCATCTAGTTGAAGATATATGTCTTAATCAGCAAGCTTATGCTCAAGCTAACCCAAACAACACAAGACAAgaaatttgtctttttaacTTATCTACCTACCTTTTGTAGCATATCTTAATGAGTCCCCATATCTTAATGAGTCCCCACTTCCTGTCTGGATTGTAATATAGTTTCCATGAGGAAACACAGTTAGTCACAACCCTCGTTCccctttttttaaagagatttttttttcttctcacatatagaaaataatagtaagaataataaataaagggaCAAGAGGAACATGTTTCCCTGTGACCATCACCTCCATGCTTTCGCATGTACTGGTCTTCCCACTGGTTCATTGGCCCACAAAACCTACTTACCTTTGGCCcatctttattatataaagaatgtCTATGCCTAACaatgaaatttcattaaacaaaaatcacaTCTTAGCATTATGGCCAAACATACAAGATGTATTTGCCCATTTGGGCTAACTTAACAAAATTTCCCAAGTTCAAAGCTTTCTCCTTCTGAAGTTTTATATCTCTTTTCAGGCAAGGATGATAGAATGTCTTCTATTCTTACCTTCTAAGTGTTTTCATTTCCTAGGAAAAACATTTAACAGCAAAGTAAATGACTTTGCAAAAGTTAATCTTAGCTAATAACAACGAGTTTGCATGCATGGAACGAGAAAAATGACTTTAAAGCTCGATATCGGGAACCCCTGATAAGAATGAACCTGGATCGTTTGACCCAAGTAGTGGCATGTATTCTGATCCTCGAACATGAACACTGAAGCAAGCTGCGAAAGTAAATACAAGTTAAGATATAAATAGGCAACTGAAGCAAAACGACTCATCTAATCAAATATGTTCTGTTATTCAATCCATCTGCATCGTTATCATGCATCTAATAAAACATTACACTCTTGAAACCCACATCAACTATACATTGAATAGTCTGGAAAagttaaattgattaaattaagaGTACCAGAAagtaaaaaccctaaaaaaaaaaatcaaatccttTCTCTATGGCTTATCCGCAAGAAAAGTAGatatagaagaaaaactaattgCAAGAGGAAGATATGAATGGCATTCTGAATTTAAGAATAGAAGTTTACCTAGTCTTGGGTTTATATTTCAGTAACAGTAAACCAATGGAGATTATTTTCCGCTCCCCCAAACTTTTAGTATTGTGTTTAGTGGATTAATGTTTTCCAGTCCAGTGCCCTTCAAGAGATGGGCTCCTTGTTaaagatttttcattttgctttgtatttagttcTTGTTTTGTTCGGATTCTAGAGGGTCTCGTCCAGCTTGCtgtaattttattatgttctCTCTTGTCTCAGTTTATGCTTATATGTTCTTTTAGTCCTTTTGAGCTTTAGTCTCCTTTATTAATACTAATAAAGATGCTCGTTTCTGTTTTAAAactcacacacacatatgcTGCTCATATCTACGTGAATGAGAAAAAACTTTCGCGTTCTTTGTTTATACAGTACCACCTGGTTCTTCACAGGTTTCTATGACTACTGACTAGAAACATGACTGAACAATGGGTTTCTGATTTGCAATGCACAAATGAAGTAGGTCATGCATAAAATATCAGAAAGATGAACATTTTGAGAAATACCATTTTCTATCTTCATCAAACTTTGAAGCATGGTAtccatcttcattttcatatcTGAAGTATCATCCATATGTGGGACTAAAAGAGTGAGCTCACGGTAAATGTCACGAACAAATCGGCATATCTTCTCAGCATACTCAAGTTCACCGTCTGATATTCGACCAATTGCCAGCCGCATCAATTCTCCCGTCAAATCTGCAAGCTGTATGGAACATCAGTCTTCTATTATTCTAAAACAGTTAACATATACTAACACAACCATTCGCCAACTCACTTGCATCTGTTTCAATAGTAGTAGTAATGAGATGGATTTTATAGATTCTTAACTGACTGATAAGTACATGTCACAGAGCATGGTACAGTCTCCAGTACAAAATGTATTTTGGTCCGATTCatcttgaacaaaataatgccatgataagaaacaaaacttgTATACTAACCCCCAAGAGGTAGTCAAGATTGCTAATTTGTAAAGGCTCAAGCGAAGGATCAGAGAGGGGTAACAATCCAGCATTTATCTCATCAAGGCTCAGAAGGGTTCCTGTTTTGCAGAATTTACATAACGTTGCAGCTTCAACATACTCTTGCACCTGCAGAAGCCAAAGCTGAGCAAATCGGCTTATCATTTAATTTCAGGCctaaaaaggtaaaagaaagaaaggttACCCCTGGTGAGTATGCTCGCCTTAGCTTCCAGAAATCAGTTCCCTGTAGTTCTTTTACAAGTCGAGATATATGCCAAGTTGCCACATGCCCCAAGTCCTTCTCCGCCTTTTCCAGAACTTCCTCTTTGTTCTGTTTACTGATTCTGTTTTAATAATCACACTACTAAGCCACAGTCTACGTACATATAATTGTATTCATAATGAGTTCTTATCAACAACTAGACCatgaaaatccaaaatggaAACAAGTGAAAGACTAAATAGATTGATGTGCTCAACAGTTCAAGACTGCCAAAAGtcgaaaacagaaaaaaccaaatcaaTAACATACACAacaaagtgaaaaataaagtaCTAAGAACACGTAGATATTAACTGAGTGGCAAGATCCCAATTCCTACCTGTGTACTTGAAAAATGACCTTTTTGCTGTTCATTGTAATATCACGGCTTGCTTTCACCACTCTTTCTCGCTTATCATTCTGCATATTTAACCAACCAAAAAGGTAGGGAAAAAGGGTTTCAAATTGAAGCAAACTCAAGCATTATAGCGAACTATTCTACCCATAAACCTATAACTAATCATCCAGAAGAGCTCTTGATAATGAATAGCCAACTAATGGGCTCAACTTAACCATATACATTGCATTTCAATGGCAGCAATTGAAGCCAAACAAGCTAGTAATCTCACAACGGAAACAAACTAAAGAAACCCACAAcgataacaacaacaacagaCACTAAATTCTCAAATCAATCCCCAAATCGTCGGAgctaaaaagaaatgaagtaaCACCAAGATAGTATACGGTTCATTGGCGCATCCATTGGCGCATCCTTACACAAGaactataaagaaaatgatgaactTACAAGGTTATTGAGGTATTCAGCATATTTAGCGAAGGCGTCTTTCATGGAGGATTGGGTGGATAATATCCTCGCCCTTTTCACTGAGCTCTGCACTGCTGTCTCTGCAACTGCCCACAATTTGAAATTGTGACAAAAACCCAGaagaataaaactaaaatcgaattgaaaatttcaattttataaaccCTAATTCACAGAGAGAGAAATTACTTGTGTGGAGTAACTGGGGTTTGGGTTTGGAAGCCATGAGGGCGGCCTTGTGAAATCCCGTAGTATTGAACATCTGTCCCTATGGGACACCGCACTTACAATTCCGCCATAGATACATTTGAATTTACTATTAAGTTTggaaattttactttttatggttactaaattttacttttaactttaatttcttttacactTCAAACcttcaacaacaaataataaaaaactatcTATGTTTAGTAAATGGtccactcttttttttttttttttgaaaaatggtctACTCAACCGTGTTCAAGCCAGATGGATGTCAATTAATGTGTTTCAAGCATCTTAGATTGCTCTGTTTCGATATAGATCATGCAAGGAGTTAACGAAATACTTAATGCCTTTATCACaacataagaataaaataaaaaatatactaaagaATGGGGAATTAATCTCAGCTCAGTATGGGTGAATGCTAGTTTCAATGACCTTACAAATAACTTCAAATAGAAATGAAGAGATGGTTCTTCTCGAAAATTATCAAGGCTTCCCATTAGAATCACGCAACACAACTCCAACACCCAAATCTCCAATAGACATCATAATTGAGAGAACTAAAAgatttttgagaaatttttcCCACgaacaaaatattgttttcgCAATTAAAGGATTTCACCATAAATGATTTTCTCATAGAATCTATTGTCTCTCTCACTTGTTATCTACTCCTCGCTACCGATGGGTGACTATAACACTATCTCATCATCTAACTCTCGATTAAATGAAACAACATACACAACTAAAactgacaaaaaaaaaaggatatttACGTAATTAGATAGCTATATACTTGATGTGGAAAAATGTACTGAATAGTTCAAGAGCCATTAAATTAGAGTGTGAAAGTTTCAAGAATTTGAGCTCTTTGGGGGTGAGGTTTTTGAAGTTTGCTTAAACATCCTTAAAATTGTTTTGGGTTtgctagttttttttgttatactaTACGTTCATACAACCACCATTAAGGATCATAAAAAGGTCACCTCATACAAACATAATACACATAGCGAGAAATGAACACAAGTAGAAGAGATCAAAGCAGGTTTTGGAGTCACCGAAGGTGTGAATCATTAACAAAGATCAAGCCCCAAGGGTCACATGTTTTCTTCGAAGAGTTGTTATGGTAATTTCACTGAAAAAAGGGATCATTCAtgcaaaaatttgaaagatatgGACCAAATTGTATATAGATATAGCTAAAGAAGATTCATACGACGCCGAGTTAGAAAGTTACAAGTGGCAATCGGAGACAAAGCCAAACAATGTGGGAAACGGGCTGCCGTTGCCACAGTGACCGCTGCCAAAGCAAAATTGGAAAGGAGCCGCCGGAAAAACCCCAACACCTGCAGACGAACGTCAAAATTCTATTGGCTGATCCGCCcatagaaatagaaattcGATTCCCAGCCTTAAAACCTCCACTAATTTGCATTACCCATCTCTTTCTCCAACATTCAATTCACAGAAACAGGACCAACAATGGTGACGCTAGTGGTAGCAACTACATTCGATCCAGCATCCATTAATCCTGCAAACGAGCTCCTCGCCATGCCCGGATGGAGCCCCGGCCCTCCTCTTCAGGTCCTTTGATCTCTTCCATCTATTTCCAATTTGAACCGTTTCTGTTACTTCCTTTGATTAATCTGATTCTTCTGTTCATCAGGAAATGAAAAGCTTCGCCAATCGAAACGTGAGGCTGCTGCAACACGACAGGAGTATTGTGGTTGAAGATGATCTCGATAATCGTTGGGAGGAACTCACCGGCGAGGTCGTGGACGAGGTCATTTTCTTTAGTCGGCATACTGCTGTTTCAAATCGTCCTGCACTCACAGTTCATCCGATTGGTACGATTCCTCTGTTTCTTAGTCCGTTTGGTTAATGAATGGGAACGTTAATTTCAGTTGTGAATTTTTGTGTTCGTAAAGGGGTTCCTCATTTGCGAGATGGAGAAGTTCCGCCGCAAGGAGGGAAGCCTGGATGGGCGGCGCCGCCGAGCCCTCGTATAGGTCCCTGGTTGAGGCTCTTGAAAACGATTGCACAATCCCACAACTTAGTGCCAGAGTTCGAGGTTAACcatatttctcttttgtttcttttatagttCGTCATTTACTGAGCATTGGGTCATGTGggtttttgaagttttaactTATTTAGAAACTGAATAGATTACGTTGGAGGGTACTCATCATGGACCTGTGACAAATAAACCAACTCTGTTTCTGGAAATTGGTGAgtgttttgtttgattgtatGTGTGCACAATGAAAATATGGGATTTCAGAGCTTGGTTTGTTGTTCGTTCTACTATTTATTGTATCTTTCTGGATTGATTGAGATTCACGCAAAGTACTAGAGGTTTACTTTAGTTATTAACTATTTTACTATGATTTATTTTAGCTTGTAGAATTTTGTAATTGGGGATAAATCTATCCTTCCATTATTGtccatttgaaatttggtttgctCAGGTTAACTTCACAGCTTCTTATATATTGAGAAATCTGGTATATGGTGCTAAATTTGGAATGGTAGAATTCTTTTGGACCTTTGAATCTTGTCTCACCTGGATGTCTCATCTTCTTTTCCAATCAAATTCGAAGGAATTAGGGAGGTGGAATGAGTGGCCCAAGGTTTATTGGATAAAtcttatcaatttatttacaatGAGACCAATACCAAATCCGGGTATATATTGAAGGGCTCACTTGGTTTATttgtatatgaaaatttgagatGCAGTAACgaattgtttctttcttctgaTGGCGAACTAGATATCAATTCAGGGTATGTGAAAGTACTCACTGGATTATTTGCCAtgaaatctaatattttacatctggcaaaattttctttttctgatcAATAGGCAGTACAGACGAGTATTGGAGGAGGCCAGATGCTGCTCGTGTTATTGCTCTAGTTGAG
This DNA window, taken from Cucumis sativus cultivar 9930 chromosome 6, Cucumber_9930_V3, whole genome shotgun sequence, encodes the following:
- the LOC101218468 gene encoding translin-associated protein X encodes the protein MFNTTGFHKAALMASKPKPQLLHTIAETAVQSSVKRARILSTQSSMKDAFAKYAEYLNNLNDKRERVVKASRDITMNSKKVIFQVHRISKQNKEEVLEKAEKDLGHVATWHISRLVKELQGTDFWKLRRAYSPGVQEYVEAATLCKFCKTGTLLSLDEINAGLLPLSDPSLEPLQISNLDYLLGLADLTGELMRLAIGRISDGELEYAEKICRFVRDIYRELTLLVPHMDDTSDMKMKMDTMLQSLMKIENACFSVHVRGSEYMPLLGSNDPGSFLSGVPDIEL
- the LOC101218229 gene encoding D-aminoacyl-tRNA deacylase, with the protein product MVTLVVATTFDPASINPANELLAMPGWSPGPPLQEMKSFANRNVRLLQHDRSIVVEDDLDNRWEELTGEVVDEVIFFSRHTAVSNRPALTVHPIGVPHLRDGEVPPQGGKPGWAAPPSPRIGPWLRLLKTIAQSHNLVPEFEITLEGTHHGPVTNKPTLFLEIGSTDEYWRRPDAARVIALLVWEGLAIGGGNDVGNWNREHNKNNKVLLGIGGGHYAPRHMDIVLKDGVWVSHLLSGYSLPMEDPNQSNGGTNNKDIGGSWKEAIKAAYEATKLAFPGGEIIAHLDHKSFKGWQKNAITGFLGEQGIKIGKPNDFY